The following coding sequences lie in one Lolium perenne isolate Kyuss_39 chromosome 2, Kyuss_2.0, whole genome shotgun sequence genomic window:
- the LOC127336481 gene encoding histone H4 gives MSGRGKGGKGLGKGGAKRHRKVLRDNIQGITKPAIRRLARRGGVKRISGLIYEETRGVLKIFLENVIRDAVTYTEHARRKTVTAMDVVYALKRQGRTLYGFGG, from the coding sequence ATGTCGGGACGCGGCAAGGGCGGCAAGGGGCTCGGCAAGGGCGGCGCCAAGCGCCACCGGAAGGTCCTCCGCGACAACATCCAGGGCATCACCAAGCCGGCCATCCGGAGGCTGGCGAGGAGGGGCGGCGTCAAGCGCATCTCCGGCCTCATCTACGAGGAGACCCGCGGCGTCCTCAAGATCttcctcgagaacgtcatccgcgacGCCGTCACCTACACCGAGCACGCCCGCCGCAAGACCGTCACCGCCATGGACGTCGTCTACGCGCTCAAGCGCCAGGGACGCACCCTCTACGGCTTCGGAGGATAG